A stretch of Caenorhabditis elegans chromosome IV DNA encodes these proteins:
- the ceh-88 gene encoding Homeobox domain-containing protein (Confirmed by transcript evidence) yields MDPNFHNTGPSGSAPRKPETWRSCKEANKVIEMFYSEGNFYHDIYMEELANLAETSHKNVRDTLSRLRKKDERAGKYVPPPPKQMYEFTSEQRGALDQAFLVTPQMDSDGARELSEITGLTVKQINNWFCNQRRKADGRSAEKDKKRRERIREDMKKNGLGRVGTFRSEAVELFEKEYETMLQLEAIGGGKVRIPYTELVEKTGMERKKIRDWFSKRKGRDKRFLENMENTREVSPQNTQQNIQDILIKIVTQSGTLCSTDC; encoded by the exons ATGGATCCCAACTTTCATAATACCGGACCGTCTGGGTCAGCTCCCAGAAAGCCTGAAACG tggagAAGCTGCAAGGAAGCCAATAAAGTTATAGAAATGTTTTATTCGGAAGGTAACTTTTATCACGATATTTATATGGAGGAGTTGGCGAATCTTGCAGAAACAAGCCATAAAAAT GTCAGAGATACCTTGTCCCGTCTCCGGAAGAAAGATGAACGAGCTGGAAAGTATGTGCCCCCGCCACCCAAGCAAATGTATGAGTTCACAAGTGAACAACGGGGTGCTCTGGATCAAGCGTTTCTCGTTACACCTCAAATGGATTCAGATGGTGCAAGGGAGTTATCAGAAATTACTGGCTTAACTGTGAAGCAG ATCAACAACTGGTTTTGCAATCAACGCCGTAAAGCTGATGGACGAAGTGCGGAGAAAGACAAGAAACGAAGGGAGCGGATTCGAGAAGACATGAAAAAGAACGGCTTAGGG AGAGTCGGAACTTTTCGATCTGAAGCTGTGGAACTTTTTGAGAAGGAGTACGAGACTATGTTGCAACTAGAGGCGATTGGTGGAGGAAAAGTTCGAATTCCATATACGGAATTAGTGGAGAAAACTGGAATGGAGAGGAAGAAG ATTCGTGATTGGTTCTCGAAGCGAAAAGGAAGAGACAAGCGGTTCTTGGAGAATATGGAGAATACTCGTGAAGTTTCTCCGCAAAATACGCAGCAAAATATTCAagatattttgattaaaattgtgACTCAAAGTGGGACGCTTTGTTCAACGGACTGTTAA